Proteins from one Clostridium cellulovorans 743B genomic window:
- the trmB gene encoding tRNA (guanosine(46)-N7)-methyltransferase TrmB — MRLRKKWWARPEFEESSITVVNPTDCKGRWKEVFGNDNDIHLELGCGFGSFITAKSVNNSNINYIGIDLKDEVLVYTKRRLEETFKEAGKEPNNVKLMRLEISTIMDIFDKDEISKIYINFCNPWPKGKHNKRRLTHSRFLGKYKTFIKPDTEIWFKTDDKDLFEASQEYFTESGFDIKYLTYDLHNSDFQGNIVTEYEKKFSDKGMNIMFLVGKIK; from the coding sequence ATGAGGTTAAGAAAAAAGTGGTGGGCAAGACCAGAATTTGAAGAGAGTTCTATAACTGTAGTTAATCCTACAGACTGTAAAGGTAGATGGAAAGAAGTTTTCGGCAACGATAATGATATCCACTTAGAACTTGGATGTGGCTTTGGATCTTTTATAACAGCAAAATCAGTTAACAATAGTAATATTAATTATATAGGTATAGATTTAAAAGATGAAGTTTTAGTGTACACTAAAAGAAGGCTTGAAGAGACCTTTAAAGAAGCTGGAAAAGAACCTAACAATGTTAAATTAATGAGATTAGAGATATCTACGATAATGGATATTTTTGACAAAGATGAAATATCAAAGATATATATTAATTTCTGTAATCCATGGCCTAAAGGAAAACATAATAAGAGAAGACTTACTCATAGCAGATTTTTAGGAAAATACAAAACATTCATAAAGCCTGATACAGAAATCTGGTTTAAAACTGATGATAAAGATTTATTTGAAGCATCACAGGAATATTTTACGGAAAGTGGTTTTGATATAAAATATCTTACTTATGATTTACACAATTCAGATTTCCAGGGAAATATAGTTACAGAATATGAAAAGAAATTTTCAGATAAAGGTATGAATATAATGTTCTTGGTAGGAAAAATAAAATAA
- a CDS encoding DUF3892 domain-containing protein yields MYINKENALTITRTYKNKYGDIIKYELDNGEKVDTETLISLARQGAINGVKENVDTSQFPEEIKFANLTNLPKL; encoded by the coding sequence ATGTACATAAACAAGGAAAATGCATTGACTATAACAAGAACTTATAAAAATAAATATGGTGATATTATAAAGTATGAATTAGACAATGGAGAAAAGGTAGATACAGAGACATTAATTTCTTTAGCAAGGCAAGGGGCTATAAATGGAGTTAAGGAAAATGTTGATACTTCTCAATTTCCAGAGGAAATTAAATTTGCAAACCTAACAAATTTGCCAAAGTTATAA
- the ymfI gene encoding elongation factor P 5-aminopentanone reductase, with translation MNLNKKVAIITGGTRGIGKGIAKELGQAGATVILIYKSDEKAAKETLDEFNSIGINAKVIKGDVSSFSFANNIVENIIEEYKKVDILVNNAAISKIGLLIDMNEEDYEEIINTNFKSVFNCTRAVLPQMLSRQCGIILNISSMWGQLGASCEVLYSASKGAIDSFTKALAKEVAPSGIRVNAISPGVIDTAMNQCFSQEEKNALEDEIALMRFGTCEEVGKAALFLCSDYSSYITGEILKVDGGKL, from the coding sequence ATGAATTTAAATAAAAAGGTTGCAATTATTACTGGTGGGACTAGAGGCATTGGTAAGGGGATAGCTAAAGAACTAGGGCAAGCTGGTGCTACGGTCATTTTAATTTACAAGTCTGATGAAAAAGCTGCAAAGGAAACTTTGGATGAATTTAATAGCATAGGGATTAATGCTAAAGTTATCAAGGGTGATGTAAGTTCTTTTAGTTTTGCAAATAATATTGTTGAAAATATTATAGAAGAATATAAGAAAGTGGATATACTAGTTAACAATGCAGCAATTTCTAAAATAGGTTTGTTAATAGATATGAATGAAGAAGATTACGAGGAGATTATAAATACTAATTTTAAATCAGTATTCAATTGTACAAGGGCAGTTTTGCCACAAATGTTAAGTAGACAATGTGGCATAATACTTAATATATCCTCCATGTGGGGGCAACTAGGAGCTTCTTGTGAAGTTTTATATTCTGCATCAAAAGGAGCTATAGATTCCTTTACAAAGGCTTTGGCAAAGGAAGTAGCACCTTCTGGCATAAGAGTAAATGCAATTTCACCAGGTGTCATTGACACAGCTATGAATCAGTGCTTTTCACAAGAAGAAAAGAATGCATTAGAGGATGAAATAGCTCTAATGAGATTTGGTACTTGTGAAGAAGTTGGAAAAGCAGCACTTTTTTTATGTAGCGATTATTCAAGCTACATAACCGGTGAAATTCTAAAGGTTGATGGTGGAAAATTATAG
- a CDS encoding transporter substrate-binding domain-containing protein, which produces MKKKLLLLATAVFCVAGIATGCKSKETTNVLDKVKEAKVLKVGLESGFAPLEYKDENDKLVGFDVDLANAIGDKLGVKVEFVDTAFDTITQSLKKNDFDIIIAGLNITEERKKEIDFTEPYIMSGQSIIVQSSNKEITSEEGLKGKKVGVGKGTTSLEFAEGMSGLGEIVEYEDVPSELMDLKIGRIDAVIVDEVVGDFYVAKDKTAYKKVVALGKEPMGIAVDKGQTELLDAVQKAYNDLKTDGTLGEISNKWFGMDIYK; this is translated from the coding sequence ATGAAGAAGAAGCTTTTATTGTTAGCAACTGCTGTATTTTGTGTAGCAGGAATTGCTACTGGTTGCAAGAGTAAAGAAACAACAAATGTTCTAGACAAGGTGAAGGAAGCAAAAGTTTTAAAAGTTGGTCTTGAAAGTGGTTTTGCACCGCTAGAGTATAAGGACGAAAATGATAAACTAGTTGGATTTGACGTGGATTTAGCAAATGCAATAGGAGATAAATTAGGAGTCAAAGTAGAATTTGTTGATACAGCTTTTGATACTATAACACAAAGCTTAAAAAAGAATGACTTTGATATAATAATAGCAGGATTGAATATTACAGAGGAAAGAAAAAAAGAAATAGACTTTACAGAACCATATATAATGAGCGGACAAAGTATTATAGTTCAAAGCTCTAATAAGGAGATTACTTCTGAGGAAGGTTTAAAAGGAAAGAAAGTTGGCGTTGGAAAGGGAACTACATCTTTAGAGTTTGCAGAAGGTATGAGTGGCCTCGGCGAGATTGTAGAGTATGAAGATGTTCCAAGTGAATTAATGGATCTTAAGATAGGAAGAATAGATGCAGTAATAGTTGACGAGGTAGTGGGGGACTTCTATGTAGCTAAAGATAAAACTGCTTATAAAAAAGTTGTAGCTCTTGGAAAAGAACCTATGGGAATTGCCGTGGATAAAGGTCAAACAGAACTTTTAGATGCTGTCCAAAAGGCTTACAATGATTTAAAGACAGATGGAACTTTAGGAGAAATTTCTAACAAGTGGTTCGGAATGGATATTTATAAATAG
- a CDS encoding amino acid ABC transporter permease, with amino-acid sequence MDIDLLGRSLKVVLEGGKITIALTAVTIVIGITLGIIFALMKLSKIKVLNLIASFYTWIFRGTPMLLQFFFFYFALPLMWKIELSPFVASMIVLGLNSGAYMTEIVRSGIQSIDKGQFEAAKALGFTYGDTMKKIILPQTFKVIIPPLGNEFITILKDTSLASTITLTEVLNNAKKVANSTFSPAEPYLTAAVFYLFLTTIFTYVFKKIEKKLSVY; translated from the coding sequence ATGGATATCGATTTATTAGGTCGCTCTCTAAAGGTAGTATTAGAGGGTGGGAAAATAACAATAGCATTAACAGCAGTAACAATTGTAATTGGAATTACACTAGGTATTATTTTTGCCCTTATGAAACTATCTAAGATTAAGGTTTTAAATTTAATAGCAAGTTTTTATACCTGGATATTTAGAGGAACTCCAATGCTCTTACAGTTCTTCTTCTTCTATTTTGCTTTGCCACTTATGTGGAAGATAGAATTATCACCCTTTGTGGCTTCAATGATAGTTTTAGGACTAAATAGTGGTGCTTACATGACTGAAATAGTTAGATCAGGAATACAATCTATAGATAAAGGGCAATTTGAGGCTGCTAAAGCTTTAGGCTTTACATATGGAGACACTATGAAAAAAATAATACTGCCTCAAACCTTTAAAGTGATTATTCCGCCACTTGGAAATGAATTTATTACAATATTGAAGGATACTTCACTAGCATCAACTATTACGTTAACAGAAGTATTAAATAATGCTAAAAAGGTAGCAAATTCAACTTTTTCACCAGCAGAGCCATATTTAACTGCAGCTGTATTTTATTTATTTTTAACTACGATTTTCACTTATGTATTCAAGAAAATCGAAAAGAAATTATCAGTTTATTAA
- a CDS encoding amino acid ABC transporter ATP-binding protein, with protein sequence MYMIEAKGITKKFKNLTVFENLDIAIKPGEVVTIIGPSGSGKSTFLRCLNNLEEIDGGKIYVEGNEMRTNDKKSMRDLMIKMGMVFQQFNLFPHLTVLDNVMIAPLTVKKEDKAVVEERAKKLLEKVGLGDKLDYYPSKLSGGQKQRVAIARALAMEPHIMLFDEPTSALDPELVGEVLSVIKSLANEGMTMVIVTHEMAFARDVSDRVIFMEGGKIVEEASPDILFTNPKEDRTRSFLQKILNL encoded by the coding sequence ATGTATATGATAGAAGCAAAAGGTATAACAAAGAAGTTCAAGAATTTAACAGTGTTTGAGAATTTAGATATAGCAATAAAGCCAGGTGAAGTTGTGACAATTATTGGACCTTCAGGATCTGGTAAAAGTACTTTTCTAAGATGTTTAAACAATTTAGAAGAAATTGATGGCGGTAAAATATACGTAGAAGGAAATGAAATGCGAACTAATGATAAAAAGTCAATGAGAGATCTTATGATTAAAATGGGTATGGTTTTTCAACAGTTCAATTTGTTTCCTCACTTAACAGTGTTAGACAATGTAATGATAGCACCACTAACAGTAAAGAAAGAAGATAAAGCAGTGGTTGAAGAAAGAGCTAAAAAACTTTTAGAAAAGGTAGGTCTTGGTGATAAATTAGATTATTATCCATCAAAGCTTTCTGGTGGACAAAAACAGAGAGTTGCAATTGCAAGAGCATTAGCTATGGAACCGCATATAATGCTTTTTGATGAACCTACTTCTGCTTTAGATCCAGAACTTGTTGGAGAGGTTTTGTCTGTAATTAAAAGTCTTGCAAATGAAGGAATGACTATGGTAATTGTTACTCATGAAATGGCTTTTGCGAGAGATGTTTCAGATAGGGTAATTTTTATGGAAGGCGGCAAAATTGTGGAGGAAGCTTCCCCAGACATATTATTCACTAATCCGAAAGAGGATAGAACTAGGAGTTTCTTGCAAAAAATATTAAATTTATAA
- a CDS encoding phosphoenolpyruvate carboxykinase, with amino-acid sequence MQKEFTLIKNKVFVNLTAKFCKTPEELFNSYGFNKVLTKYIEYNQKKRSNVYDYLSTSLGEKDILDIVNKLTRLFTLLIVMRSEKILELDLGYEELLRDKDRFYNFIETLYGYWRKMERYTMMQHQRTNDGFESANFIEANENFSRLVLNTYRRIERNSLGAKPIIYRELPVGGNAGLFTSKFKWDLPKGYEQIEDILFIHSIVIDPPFIAYPKRNTRDGLFAEVFENPISQCELTKDHFLCYPVKIGELLAFVYFHRDFMAQGITLCNLFEAAREEEYVNKKPDIVYVFGGKDSEGDKTVFYDDKENDIMVGYVSYGEQIDYFGYMKKMNLTLHNLIMIKRGFLPIHGAMVNLRTHEGKEANIVIMGDSGAGKSESLEAFKGLSEEYISDMIVVFDDMGTIKVKDDKVYGYGTETGAFVRLDDLDPGYAFKEMDRSIFMNPDKTNARLVMPVATYNQIMKGYQVDLFLYANNYEAEGPEFEFFKDKEQAISVFKSGARMAKGTTTEMGLVKSYFANPFGPVQKQAETDVLIDKYFDKMYETGVNVGQIRTKLGIKGMEHKGPREVALKLLEYVKTL; translated from the coding sequence ATGCAAAAGGAATTCACATTAATAAAAAACAAAGTCTTTGTAAATCTGACAGCAAAATTTTGTAAAACACCAGAAGAGCTTTTTAACAGCTACGGGTTCAATAAAGTATTAACTAAATACATAGAGTATAATCAGAAAAAGAGAAGCAATGTTTATGATTATCTATCTACATCCCTAGGCGAGAAAGATATTTTGGATATTGTGAATAAGCTTACAAGATTATTTACTCTTCTTATCGTTATGCGTTCAGAAAAGATTCTTGAACTTGATTTAGGCTATGAAGAGCTTCTTCGTGATAAAGATAGATTCTATAACTTTATAGAGACATTATATGGTTACTGGAGAAAAATGGAAAGATACACTATGATGCAACACCAAAGAACTAACGATGGTTTTGAAAGTGCGAATTTCATAGAAGCAAATGAAAACTTCTCAAGATTGGTTTTAAACACATATAGAAGAATTGAAAGAAATTCATTAGGGGCAAAACCTATTATTTATAGAGAACTACCTGTTGGTGGTAATGCGGGTTTATTTACAAGTAAATTTAAATGGGATCTTCCAAAAGGATATGAGCAAATAGAGGATATACTATTCATACATTCAATAGTAATAGATCCTCCATTTATAGCGTATCCAAAGCGTAATACAAGAGATGGATTATTCGCTGAAGTTTTTGAGAATCCAATATCTCAATGTGAATTAACAAAGGATCATTTCTTATGTTATCCAGTAAAGATAGGTGAATTGTTAGCATTTGTATACTTCCACAGAGATTTTATGGCTCAAGGTATTACATTATGTAATCTTTTTGAAGCTGCAAGAGAAGAAGAATATGTTAATAAGAAACCAGACATAGTATATGTATTTGGTGGTAAGGATTCAGAAGGAGATAAAACTGTTTTCTATGATGACAAAGAAAATGATATAATGGTTGGATACGTAAGCTATGGAGAACAAATAGATTACTTTGGATATATGAAAAAGATGAATTTAACACTTCATAACTTAATAATGATTAAGAGAGGCTTCCTTCCAATTCACGGTGCTATGGTAAACTTAAGAACTCATGAAGGTAAAGAAGCTAACATAGTTATCATGGGTGATAGTGGTGCTGGAAAATCAGAGAGTTTAGAAGCTTTCAAAGGTTTAAGTGAAGAATACATCAGTGATATGATTGTTGTATTCGATGATATGGGCACTATAAAAGTTAAAGATGATAAAGTATATGGTTATGGAACAGAGACAGGTGCCTTCGTGCGTCTTGATGACTTAGATCCAGGTTACGCATTTAAAGAAATGGATAGAAGTATTTTTATGAATCCAGATAAGACAAACGCAAGACTTGTTATGCCAGTTGCTACGTACAACCAAATTATGAAGGGTTATCAAGTGGATTTATTCCTTTATGCAAATAATTATGAAGCTGAAGGTCCAGAATTTGAATTCTTTAAAGATAAAGAACAAGCTATCAGCGTATTTAAGTCTGGAGCAAGAATGGCAAAGGGTACAACCACTGAAATGGGCTTAGTTAAATCTTATTTTGCTAATCCATTTGGACCAGTTCAAAAACAAGCAGAAACAGATGTGTTAATAGATAAATACTTTGATAAAATGTATGAAACAGGTGTAAATGTAGGACAAATAAGAACTAAGCTTGGAATAAAGGGCATGGAACACAAGGGACCAAGAGAAGTAGCGTTAAAATTACTAGAGTATGTTAAAACATTATAG
- a CDS encoding DUF378 domain-containing protein, with the protein MKTLDIIALLLVVIGAVNWGLIGFFEFDLVSSLLGGMYSAASRVVFALVGLAGLYAISFFGRDRTISKDQSR; encoded by the coding sequence ATGAAGACCTTAGACATTATTGCACTTTTACTTGTTGTTATTGGTGCGGTAAATTGGGGCTTAATCGGATTCTTTGAGTTTGATTTAGTATCCTCTTTGCTGGGTGGTATGTATTCTGCCGCTTCAAGAGTAGTTTTTGCTCTAGTAGGTCTTGCAGGATTATATGCAATATCATTTTTCGGAAGAGACAGAACTATCAGTAAGGATCAGAGTAGATAA
- a CDS encoding Lrp/AsnC ligand binding domain-containing protein produces the protein MNLPINGLDDLDMQILDILIKDSRTPFLEIARQCHVSGGTIHVRMKKMEDIGIIKGTKLLLDNSKLGYDVTCFIGIYLEKASYYSNTVNELKKIKEVVEMHYTTGQYSLFIKVICKNIADLQDLLLSKIQPIDGLSRTDTLISLSQPIDRNIQL, from the coding sequence ATGAATTTACCCATAAATGGTTTAGATGACTTAGATATGCAAATTTTAGACATTCTTATTAAAGATTCAAGAACGCCATTTTTAGAAATTGCTAGACAATGCCATGTTAGTGGTGGAACAATACATGTAAGAATGAAGAAGATGGAAGACATCGGAATTATAAAAGGCACCAAATTATTGCTTGATAATTCAAAACTTGGATATGACGTTACTTGTTTCATAGGAATATACCTTGAAAAAGCTTCTTATTATTCAAATACAGTCAATGAGCTTAAAAAGATTAAAGAAGTGGTTGAAATGCATTATACTACTGGTCAATACTCTTTATTTATCAAGGTTATATGCAAAAATATAGCTGACCTTCAAGATCTACTATTGAGCAAGATACAACCTATTGATGGTCTTTCTAGAACTGATACTTTGATATCACTTTCTCAACCAATTGATAGAAACATACAGCTTTAG
- a CDS encoding asparagine synthetase A, translated as MAIYREDLQNEIEDVVLDKTVSKIKRQNLSTILKIQQGILRAVDDFMYKNGVVRMMPLMIAPVTDTLNHDVEETSITYQNQNFDVMKSMIFHKQLTLMNEGLEKIYIVSPNIRLERAERGDSRHLFEFTQIDFEFKNANMDDILTFIESLVSYIFSEVKEKYAKEIEEIAGSTEHLNITTPFLRYDTKDLEKLHGPDFEGIASRQATQPFFLTNHKREFYDAEDLNNRGNYRNYDLIWPRGYVEGLSGGEREYLYERIIERMDELNSDKHRFRSYLKLAKDGLIPKTAGAGLGVERMTRFVCQLPEVDAVTVFVRKPGEGPYLF; from the coding sequence ATGGCAATATATAGAGAAGATTTACAAAATGAAATTGAAGATGTTGTGTTAGATAAAACAGTAAGCAAAATCAAAAGACAAAACTTATCAACCATTTTAAAGATTCAACAAGGTATCTTAAGAGCGGTTGATGATTTTATGTATAAAAACGGAGTAGTAAGAATGATGCCACTTATGATAGCTCCAGTTACGGATACTTTAAATCACGATGTTGAAGAAACTTCGATTACTTATCAAAATCAAAACTTTGATGTTATGAAATCAATGATATTTCATAAACAATTAACTTTAATGAACGAAGGATTAGAAAAAATATATATAGTATCACCTAATATAAGATTAGAACGTGCTGAAAGAGGTGATAGTAGACATTTATTTGAATTTACTCAAATAGATTTTGAATTCAAAAATGCTAATATGGATGATATATTAACATTTATAGAAAGCTTAGTTTCTTATATTTTCTCAGAAGTTAAAGAGAAATATGCTAAGGAAATTGAAGAAATAGCAGGTTCTACAGAGCATTTAAATATCACGACTCCATTCTTACGTTATGATACTAAAGACCTAGAAAAACTTCATGGTCCTGATTTTGAAGGAATTGCATCAAGACAAGCTACTCAGCCTTTCTTCTTAACAAACCATAAGAGAGAATTCTATGATGCAGAAGATTTAAATAATAGAGGAAATTATAGAAACTATGATCTTATCTGGCCAAGAGGATATGTCGAAGGTCTTAGTGGTGGAGAGAGAGAATATCTTTATGAAAGAATAATTGAAAGAATGGATGAATTAAATTCAGACAAGCATAGATTCAGAAGTTATTTGAAATTAGCAAAAGATGGTCTTATACCAAAAACAGCTGGTGCTGGTTTAGGAGTAGAAAGAATGACAAGATTTGTTTGCCAACTTCCTGAAGTTGATGCAGTTACTGTTTTTGTTAGAAAACCTGGTGAAGGACCATACTTGTTCTAA